From a single Leptospira levettii genomic region:
- a CDS encoding GMC family oxidoreductase N-terminal domain-containing protein translates to MDKLIDASYLQKDLDLEADFVIVGSGAGGGTSAEILSKAGYSVIIVEEGNYERSKDFDLKELSTFNRLYFEGATRPTKDKAFTVVQGRTVGGSTVVNWTTCIRTPKETLSYWETELGIKGFSNEEMEPWFDIASKRFSIQPWEAHNQNNNLLSVGAKKLGWRYNSIPRNVKNCNMLGYCGLGCPVDAKQSQLVTTIPSALKQKTTLLFRANAVKYNWKENKIDHLYCKPSVQTGETLPKIRLFAKHFITSAGAINSPALLLRSNLPDPYGLIGKRTFVQLHNYSVAEMPTPVYGFFGAPQSVASDEFLWKDGVKGRAGYNIEAVGAQPIVLMNLRKLVGEEFDSYVKSYPNLHVLVSQIRDGFHEDSLGGTVQLNEVGYPILDYPLNDFIVDGIRRSYLSMAECQFAAGAKTVVPANNVVNPFKTWAEAKKGIEKMVIQSPNTVVNSTHPLGGNAMGNSMESSVVDTNGKFHHIQNLSVIDGSIFPTSLGVNPSYTIYAIASKLASNLSKEYQSNVN, encoded by the coding sequence ATGGATAAACTAATAGATGCTTCTTATTTACAAAAAGACTTAGATCTCGAAGCGGATTTTGTCATCGTCGGCTCCGGTGCTGGTGGTGGAACAAGTGCAGAGATTTTATCGAAAGCTGGATATTCCGTCATCATTGTGGAAGAAGGAAACTATGAACGTAGTAAGGACTTTGATTTAAAAGAACTATCCACATTCAATCGATTATATTTCGAAGGTGCAACGCGACCAACAAAGGATAAAGCTTTTACGGTTGTACAAGGAAGAACGGTTGGTGGATCAACTGTTGTGAATTGGACAACGTGTATTCGTACACCTAAGGAAACACTTTCCTATTGGGAGACTGAATTAGGAATTAAAGGTTTTTCAAACGAAGAGATGGAACCTTGGTTTGATATTGCATCAAAACGATTTTCGATCCAACCTTGGGAAGCTCATAACCAAAATAATAACCTCTTAAGTGTAGGAGCTAAAAAACTGGGATGGAGATATAACTCAATTCCACGAAATGTAAAAAACTGTAATATGTTAGGTTATTGTGGTTTGGGTTGCCCAGTTGATGCAAAACAAAGTCAATTGGTAACTACAATTCCATCTGCATTAAAACAAAAAACAACACTCTTATTTCGTGCCAATGCGGTTAAGTACAATTGGAAAGAAAATAAAATTGATCATTTGTATTGTAAACCAAGTGTCCAAACTGGTGAGACACTACCTAAAATTCGATTGTTTGCAAAACATTTTATCACAAGTGCTGGTGCCATCAATTCACCTGCTTTGTTATTACGTTCGAATTTACCTGATCCTTATGGATTGATTGGTAAAAGGACTTTTGTACAACTACACAACTACTCTGTTGCGGAAATGCCAACTCCTGTGTATGGATTTTTTGGTGCTCCTCAATCCGTTGCATCCGATGAATTTTTATGGAAAGATGGGGTAAAAGGGAGAGCAGGTTATAATATAGAAGCAGTTGGTGCACAACCAATTGTATTAATGAATTTAAGAAAATTGGTTGGTGAGGAATTTGATTCTTATGTAAAAAGTTATCCCAACTTACATGTACTAGTTTCTCAAATTCGTGATGGTTTTCATGAAGATAGTCTTGGTGGAACTGTTCAATTGAATGAAGTGGGTTATCCAATCCTCGATTATCCACTGAATGATTTTATAGTCGATGGAATTCGAAGGTCTTATCTGTCTATGGCTGAATGCCAATTTGCAGCAGGTGCTAAAACTGTTGTTCCAGCCAATAATGTAGTGAATCCATTCAAAACTTGGGCAGAGGCCAAAAAAGGCATCGAAAAAATGGTGATCCAATCTCCAAACACAGTAGTTAATTCCACACATCCGTTAGGTGGAAATGCTATGGGAAATTCGATGGAATCTTCTGTAGTGGATACGAATGGAAAATTCCATCATATTCAAAATTTATCTGTTATCGATGGATCTATTTTCCCAACAAGTTTGGGTGTGAATCCAAGTTATACAATTTATGCCATTGCAAGTAAGTTGGCATCGAATCTTTCGAAGGAATACCAATCGAATGTTAACTAA
- a CDS encoding EAL domain-containing protein, with translation MMASTKEKQYVPLLQPIFSVEEQTVIGYESLGRVRDEKGSLVVVPEFMDPHVTPLMMTVIDRKLLGLSLDKIKNSNDLLFVNMSPDQVILEYEESKGNSLPIAEIVKESGIPLNRIVVEITEKSGSFGTDVLAAGVDLLREQGFGIALDDVGSESSNLERLGAIKPDIIKIDLNLLKKSIEQREYQSILEYLKQISLSIGSQLLFEGIESEEELYQAVSSGATFLQGYFLGRPLEYKEDKQTIRDVVVPHLHLYHESKRIEVAKEIEFEKQIKSKLMSLPLKTITLGNRVIIDPQSFFKLDPMIQRVYVTDWQGTQVSPYYERTNDSGFIENMAFLQKNWSYMPFFYKHVKQVFRDNGNWQVSDPYWDKTLKKKVIVFSHVNEMGYSFFVDLVLEDGK, from the coding sequence ATGATGGCAAGTACGAAAGAAAAACAATATGTCCCATTACTCCAACCCATCTTCTCAGTGGAAGAACAGACAGTCATCGGTTATGAATCTTTGGGCCGAGTCCGAGATGAAAAGGGTTCACTTGTTGTGGTACCTGAATTTATGGATCCACATGTAACTCCACTGATGATGACTGTGATTGATCGTAAGTTACTCGGTCTTTCTTTGGACAAAATCAAAAATAGTAATGACCTACTTTTTGTGAACATGTCTCCAGATCAGGTGATATTGGAATATGAAGAGAGTAAAGGGAACTCACTTCCCATTGCTGAAATTGTAAAGGAATCTGGAATCCCATTAAATCGGATTGTTGTGGAGATCACAGAAAAATCTGGGAGTTTTGGGACCGATGTTCTTGCAGCTGGTGTGGATCTACTTCGAGAACAAGGTTTTGGTATTGCTTTGGATGATGTGGGATCAGAATCATCCAACTTAGAAAGGTTAGGTGCAATAAAACCAGATATTATTAAAATCGATTTAAACCTCTTAAAGAAGTCCATTGAACAAAGAGAATACCAGTCAATCTTAGAATACTTGAAACAAATTTCACTCAGCATTGGATCTCAGTTATTATTTGAAGGTATTGAATCAGAAGAAGAATTGTACCAAGCCGTGAGTTCTGGCGCCACATTTTTACAAGGTTATTTTTTAGGAAGACCCTTAGAATACAAAGAAGACAAACAAACCATAAGGGATGTTGTTGTTCCCCATTTACATTTGTACCATGAATCAAAACGGATAGAAGTTGCAAAAGAAATTGAATTCGAAAAACAAATCAAATCCAAGTTGATGTCACTTCCATTAAAAACAATTACATTAGGGAATCGAGTGATCATTGACCCACAAAGTTTTTTCAAATTGGACCCAATGATCCAAAGAGTGTATGTTACAGATTGGCAAGGAACCCAAGTTTCACCTTATTACGAAAGGACAAATGATTCCGGTTTTATTGAGAATATGGCATTTTTGCAAAAAAACTGGTCATATATGCCATTTTTTTATAAACACGTTAAACAAGTGTTTCGTGATAACGGAAATTGGCAAGTCAGTGACCCATATTGGGACAAAACATTAAAAAAGAAAGTGATCGTATTTTCCCATGTAAATGAAATGGGATATTCCTTTTTTGTGGATTTAGTTTTGGAAGATGGGAAATAA
- a CDS encoding bile acid:sodium symporter → MLTKTEELLFAAMIFFLMVAMGSTLTLENFKKAIHSKKPLLVGMLSQFGFMPLIAFGLAKGLNLSPLFSIGLILVGCTPGGTTSNLLTYYAKGDVALSISMTFASTILAIVMMPFLFWLYCSGLVTDEIQIPYKSIIGSILLLIIPVLIGIKIRSYNTKLALKIEKIGSFLGVLMILFLLGVMVPKNLNILQVTTWQMYLAAILITVLGYSFGYLFSKILNLSEKQARTVSLETGIQNGPLTIAVILLSFSGSNVNEILWMPLLYALFVPITSATATYYFYLKSKQELKGSV, encoded by the coding sequence ATGTTAACTAAGACAGAAGAATTATTATTCGCAGCTATGATTTTTTTCCTCATGGTAGCTATGGGTAGTACTTTAACATTAGAAAACTTTAAAAAAGCGATCCATTCTAAAAAACCATTACTTGTTGGAATGTTGTCACAGTTTGGATTTATGCCTCTCATAGCATTTGGGTTGGCAAAAGGTTTAAACTTATCTCCGTTATTCTCAATTGGATTGATTTTAGTTGGTTGTACTCCAGGAGGAACTACTTCCAATTTACTCACCTATTATGCGAAAGGTGATGTCGCCTTAAGTATCAGTATGACATTTGCCTCAACGATTCTTGCCATTGTGATGATGCCATTTTTGTTTTGGCTCTATTGTTCTGGATTGGTAACTGATGAGATTCAAATTCCATACAAAAGTATCATCGGTTCGATTTTATTACTCATCATTCCCGTACTAATTGGAATCAAAATAAGATCATATAATACGAAACTTGCTTTGAAAATTGAGAAAATTGGCAGTTTTTTAGGAGTCTTGATGATCTTATTTTTGTTAGGTGTTATGGTTCCTAAGAACTTAAACATTTTACAAGTCACAACATGGCAAATGTATTTGGCTGCTATATTGATTACAGTGCTTGGATATAGTTTTGGTTATCTATTTAGCAAAATATTAAATCTTTCGGAAAAACAAGCAAGAACTGTCTCCTTGGAAACTGGGATTCAAAATGGACCTTTGACGATAGCGGTAATTTTACTCAGTTTTTCAGGATCAAATGTGAATGAAATATTGTGGATGCCCTTACTGTATGCCCTCTTTGTTCCCATTACATCGGCAACTGCAACTTACTATTTTTATTTAAAATCAAAACAAGAATTAAAAGGATCAGTTTGA
- a CDS encoding ankyrin repeat domain-containing protein has protein sequence MVIQRTQIHCFIVFFLYVILSLNILYANDLNISSMRDPKTIKEKVNKGFDVNTKRNEDGYTLLHYAAELGNIDLAKFLISKGAGLNVPMKDGTTPLATAIGFSKNEMIKLLLEEGVDPNYVLGERNYNRTHFHYYITKIRKFDPNLFSLFLSKGANIESKDSFTETPLITLASSEFQFLEHSKALLDARANPNAQTKFGITPLMGAVFSRNFPLVQILIRQGSNIELENTDGNTVLLAMINMGNYHPDKPKLFQILLDANANVNHTNAEGNSALHLSVIGDSLEILSILTKQNIDSSIRNSKGITALEQAITNENWPATKLLLAIETDINGWDKYGATKLHSAILNEKYELIQLLLDAGADPQKKDKWGKTAIEFAERQNNPKVLKLLKKE, from the coding sequence ATGGTAATCCAAAGAACTCAAATTCATTGTTTCATAGTATTTTTTCTCTATGTAATACTATCACTTAACATACTTTACGCGAATGATCTTAATATTTCCTCCATGAGGGATCCAAAAACCATCAAAGAGAAAGTTAACAAAGGATTTGATGTCAATACTAAACGTAATGAAGATGGATATACCTTACTGCACTATGCAGCAGAATTGGGAAACATTGATCTGGCAAAATTTTTAATTTCGAAAGGTGCCGGTCTCAATGTTCCCATGAAAGATGGAACGACTCCGCTTGCCACAGCCATTGGATTTAGTAAAAATGAGATGATAAAATTACTTTTGGAAGAAGGAGTAGATCCAAATTATGTGTTAGGTGAAAGAAACTATAACAGAACACACTTTCATTATTACATCACAAAAATTAGAAAATTTGATCCGAATCTTTTTTCTCTTTTCCTTTCAAAGGGTGCAAATATAGAATCAAAAGATTCGTTTACTGAAACGCCACTCATCACTCTTGCTTCCTCTGAATTTCAATTTTTGGAACATAGCAAAGCATTATTAGATGCTCGAGCCAATCCCAATGCCCAAACAAAATTTGGAATTACACCTCTTATGGGTGCAGTATTCAGTCGTAACTTCCCACTTGTACAAATCTTAATTCGCCAAGGATCAAACATCGAACTCGAAAACACAGATGGCAATACTGTACTTCTGGCGATGATCAATATGGGAAACTATCATCCTGATAAACCAAAGTTATTCCAAATTCTTTTAGATGCGAATGCAAATGTGAACCATACAAATGCAGAAGGAAATTCAGCCCTCCATTTGAGTGTGATAGGTGATTCTCTTGAAATCCTTTCCATCTTAACCAAACAAAATATCGATTCCAGTATTCGTAATTCGAAAGGAATAACAGCATTAGAACAAGCAATTACCAATGAAAATTGGCCAGCTACCAAACTCCTTCTGGCAATCGAAACCGATATCAATGGATGGGACAAATATGGGGCTACGAAATTGCACAGTGCTATTTTAAATGAAAAATATGAATTGATCCAACTCCTACTCGACGCAGGTGCCGATCCGCAAAAAAAAGATAAATGGGGGAAAACTGCGATTGAATTTGCCGAAAGACAAAACAATCCCAAGGTTTTAAAACTCCTCAAAAAAGAATGA
- a CDS encoding response regulator — protein sequence MINLLAVDDEMINLMIIDESLSDKGFTVVKAKDGEEAFQILSSGSMVFHAIILDRLMPKMDGIELLKKIKRSEKYRDIPVIFQTAMSSITDMTEGLDAGAFYYLTKPYSRALLVRIVQTAVEHFIKLQRAKEDLHKGMGALRHMITGEFRIRSIRESHELAPLLANACPDPERVLTGIMEILNNAIEHGNLGISYQEKSELHDNDKLMEEIFRRLDTPEYKDKFVKVTFERNSERIEIRISDQGNGFDWKRYLSIEAMTKNAFKTHGRGIFMAKKLSFDDLTYIDEGRTAIIRIDLTNKTSNLLTDFQE from the coding sequence ATGATCAATTTACTCGCTGTTGATGATGAGATGATCAATTTGATGATCATTGACGAGTCTTTGTCAGATAAAGGATTCACTGTTGTCAAAGCAAAAGACGGAGAAGAGGCATTCCAAATTTTAAGCTCTGGTTCGATGGTTTTTCATGCCATAATTTTAGATCGATTGATGCCAAAGATGGACGGGATCGAACTACTAAAAAAAATTAAACGATCAGAAAAATACCGAGATATCCCTGTCATTTTCCAAACTGCTATGAGTTCCATCACTGATATGACAGAAGGGCTTGATGCAGGTGCTTTTTATTATTTAACAAAGCCATATTCACGTGCACTTCTTGTTAGAATTGTGCAAACCGCAGTTGAACATTTTATCAAATTACAAAGGGCAAAAGAAGACCTTCACAAAGGAATGGGTGCCCTTCGTCATATGATCACTGGTGAATTTCGGATTCGCTCTATCCGTGAATCACATGAACTCGCTCCTTTACTTGCCAATGCTTGTCCTGATCCTGAACGAGTGTTAACTGGTATCATGGAAATTCTAAACAATGCGATTGAACATGGAAATTTAGGAATTTCATACCAGGAAAAATCGGAACTTCATGATAATGATAAATTGATGGAAGAAATTTTTCGACGATTAGACACACCTGAGTACAAAGATAAATTTGTAAAGGTAACCTTTGAAAGAAATTCAGAACGTATTGAAATTCGTATCAGTGACCAAGGAAATGGATTTGATTGGAAACGATATTTGTCGATTGAAGCGATGACTAAAAATGCATTCAAAACGCACGGTCGTGGGATCTTTATGGCAAAAAAATTATCCTTTGATGATCTTACCTACATTGATGAAGGTAGAACGGCCATTATACGCATTGATTTAACCAACAAAACTAGTAATTTACTCACTGACTTTCAGGAATAA
- a CDS encoding acyl-CoA dehydrogenase family protein translates to MNFYFTEEQNALREAVAAYSKIAGSDPNRDVEERDSEFSWDVLHALGDRGWTGVIVPEQYGGLGKGAMEYTIIMEETAKELIYGPQNLIQAQQGLLAVGTEEQKSKWLPELAKGKIMAAQAISEPDAGSSFQNIQTTAVKYGNEWVLNGLKVHINLGKEAQLMMVLAKTDKGLTEFLVDRDSKGIRYEKQDPIGLRSAPMYDVHFEDCRIPADSVLGREGRGIETFMAIFKLSRLGVASQLIGIARGCLEHAVSFTKSRKVGESRVSDFQGIQWIIAKLTSELEAAKLARNQAAWLHDQKVNHNLETSIAKYLAGVVADEVVNKAFTLTGSHACYRNRPYDRYVREVKSLLAGGGSSEVMLNNVAREILRPSYHY, encoded by the coding sequence ATGAATTTCTATTTTACAGAAGAACAAAATGCTCTTAGAGAAGCGGTCGCAGCGTATTCAAAAATTGCAGGTAGTGACCCTAATCGAGATGTGGAAGAAAGAGATAGCGAGTTTTCGTGGGATGTATTGCACGCGCTAGGTGATAGAGGTTGGACAGGAGTCATTGTTCCTGAACAGTACGGTGGTTTAGGTAAAGGTGCAATGGAATACACCATCATCATGGAAGAGACTGCAAAAGAATTAATCTATGGACCTCAAAATTTAATCCAAGCACAACAAGGATTATTAGCTGTAGGTACTGAAGAACAAAAAAGCAAATGGTTACCGGAGCTTGCTAAAGGTAAAATAATGGCGGCCCAAGCGATTTCAGAACCAGATGCTGGATCTTCGTTTCAAAATATCCAAACAACTGCAGTTAAATACGGAAACGAATGGGTGTTAAATGGTCTTAAAGTTCATATCAATTTAGGAAAAGAAGCTCAATTGATGATGGTCTTGGCAAAAACTGATAAAGGATTAACTGAGTTTTTAGTGGACCGAGACTCAAAAGGTATTCGATACGAAAAACAAGATCCTATTGGTTTAAGATCGGCTCCTATGTATGATGTCCATTTTGAAGATTGTCGTATACCGGCTGATTCGGTTTTAGGAAGAGAAGGTAGAGGGATCGAAACCTTTATGGCAATTTTTAAATTGAGTCGATTGGGAGTTGCATCGCAATTGATTGGGATTGCACGTGGTTGTTTAGAACATGCAGTCTCGTTTACTAAATCTAGAAAGGTTGGAGAGAGTCGTGTTTCCGATTTTCAAGGAATACAATGGATTATCGCAAAACTGACTTCTGAATTAGAAGCTGCAAAACTGGCAAGAAACCAAGCTGCTTGGTTACATGACCAAAAGGTTAATCATAACTTAGAAACTTCAATTGCAAAATACCTAGCAGGAGTCGTTGCTGATGAAGTTGTTAATAAAGCTTTTACATTAACAGGATCCCATGCATGTTATAGGAATCGTCCATATGATCGATATGTTCGCGAAGTAAAATCATTGTTAGCGGGTGGTGGAAGTTCTGAAGTAATGTTGAATAATGTTGCCAGAGAGATTCTAAGGCCATCATACCACTATTAA
- a CDS encoding HAD family hydrolase, with amino-acid sequence MKHKGFIFDMDGVVVDNHKFHFKAWMEFSKKYKFPLDSKIYRDTYNGKTNADLFRMIFGEISLEEIQNYGAEKENLYQTLYKQEMKPHLGIIEFFQYLKSKQMKLALGTSAPTMNVNFTLDNLNLRSYFDVIIDGSMVTQGKPHPEVYELCAKGLDLSPKDCIVFEDSIAGLQSGKAAGCSILGVATSHTVEELKPHVEQIISDFTDPLVFTL; translated from the coding sequence ATGAAACATAAAGGATTTATTTTTGATATGGATGGAGTGGTTGTAGACAATCACAAATTTCACTTCAAAGCATGGATGGAATTTTCCAAAAAATATAAATTTCCCCTCGATTCCAAAATCTATCGAGATACTTATAATGGAAAAACAAATGCTGATTTATTCAGAATGATTTTTGGAGAGATTTCTTTAGAGGAAATCCAAAACTATGGTGCGGAAAAAGAAAACTTATACCAAACCTTATACAAACAAGAAATGAAACCTCATCTTGGAATCATTGAATTTTTTCAGTATTTGAAATCCAAACAAATGAAGTTAGCACTTGGAACTTCCGCACCAACTATGAATGTCAATTTTACATTGGATAACCTTAACTTACGATCTTACTTTGATGTGATCATTGATGGTTCCATGGTGACACAGGGCAAACCACATCCTGAAGTGTATGAACTTTGTGCGAAAGGATTGGACTTGAGTCCAAAGGATTGTATCGTGTTTGAAGATTCGATTGCTGGATTACAATCTGGAAAGGCAGCAGGTTGTTCCATTTTAGGTGTAGCCACTTCCCATACAGTAGAAGAACTAAAACCTCATGTAGAACAAATCATTTCTGATTTTACTGATCCACTAGTGTTTACATTATAA
- a CDS encoding RluA family pseudouridine synthase, with translation MKQKTNTRFLPKGLTILYEDRDILVVDKPAGLLTIATDSEKSKTAYASLMDYVKKGSDRSKNRIFIVHRLDRDTSGVLVFAKTEVAKQTLQENWDNTKKVYIAVTHGIWKLKQSSIQSYLTESKAHRVYSVDDPKLGKFSETKYKVLKESNLYSLLEIDLITGRKNQIRVHFAEKGHPIVGDTKYGNESKSFPRMALHSFSITLTHPFQKKPLTFITNIPNFITGLVGGYERKQDET, from the coding sequence ATGAAACAAAAAACAAACACTCGGTTTTTACCAAAAGGCTTAACCATCTTATATGAAGACCGAGATATCCTCGTCGTTGATAAACCTGCGGGACTACTCACAATTGCAACTGATTCTGAAAAATCCAAAACTGCTTACGCTTCCCTAATGGATTATGTAAAAAAAGGAAGTGATCGTTCCAAAAATCGAATTTTTATCGTTCATCGATTGGATCGAGATACTTCTGGTGTTTTGGTATTCGCGAAAACAGAAGTCGCCAAACAAACATTACAAGAAAATTGGGACAACACCAAAAAAGTTTATATCGCAGTTACACATGGTATCTGGAAACTCAAACAAAGTTCCATCCAATCTTATTTAACAGAGTCCAAGGCACACCGCGTTTATTCAGTTGATGATCCCAAACTAGGAAAGTTTTCCGAAACAAAATACAAAGTTTTAAAAGAATCCAATTTGTATTCCCTTCTTGAAATTGATCTCATCACTGGTCGAAAAAATCAAATTCGCGTTCATTTTGCAGAAAAAGGGCATCCTATTGTTGGAGATACAAAATATGGTAACGAATCAAAATCCTTTCCAAGAATGGCACTCCATTCGTTTTCCATCACCTTGACTCATCCTTTTCAAAAAAAACCATTAACATTTATAACCAATATTCCCAATTTTATCACAGGACTTGTGGGTGGTTACGAAAGGAAACAAGATGAAACATAA
- a CDS encoding TetR/AcrR family transcriptional regulator, with the protein MSEKASKLNKSEEILSAALELFTAKGFDGTAVPLIAERANVAAGTIYRYFASKEELVNSLFQKWQESLYSKIKDNFPHDAEPKEQFHQIWKSMAEFQRENPVAFDFLEMQYNLPYLDKKSFAKRALLLKFLTRFAHDNRDILIKFPPDALIAIVWGAFVGLVKGSRNGKIKLDDQFLKETEDLLWNAIKLPT; encoded by the coding sequence TTGAGCGAAAAGGCTTCTAAATTGAACAAAAGTGAAGAGATTTTATCTGCGGCATTAGAATTGTTTACGGCGAAAGGGTTTGATGGAACGGCAGTTCCCCTAATTGCAGAACGAGCCAATGTAGCAGCAGGTACGATTTACCGTTATTTTGCCAGTAAGGAAGAACTTGTGAACTCACTCTTTCAAAAATGGCAGGAAAGTCTTTATTCAAAAATCAAAGATAATTTTCCTCACGATGCAGAACCAAAAGAACAATTCCATCAAATTTGGAAATCCATGGCCGAATTCCAAAGAGAAAACCCTGTGGCTTTTGATTTTTTAGAAATGCAATACAATCTTCCCTATTTAGACAAAAAGAGTTTCGCAAAACGTGCGTTACTTCTGAAATTTCTTACTAGATTTGCTCATGACAACCGAGATATCCTTATCAAATTTCCACCTGATGCACTCATTGCGATTGTATGGGGGGCATTCGTTGGACTCGTAAAAGGTTCTCGGAATGGAAAAATAAAATTGGATGATCAATTCTTAAAAGAAACAGAAGATTTACTATGGAATGCGATTAAACTTCCAACGTAA
- a CDS encoding NAD-dependent epimerase/dehydratase family protein, translating to MKYTGITLITGANGFIGFELLKELSKDSNLKIRVTDIRDDKIKLFQKPNIEYVRSDIRDEKELSSLVNGVDRIFHVTGICNLTTSYEKLKPINVDAVDKLTKIALQNSVKAYIHFSSSSVYGTYQGNPFKETDDCNPKDAYGRSKHAGEQIVSEKIKKGLRTIILRPCTVYGPGCNDGAGKVFSRPGKIAGIPGDGKMKLANVRVEDVAGSAIFLSEQEQFFGNIYNISDDSNPSLEEALDLASKMFGSKINKLHIPLSLLKVIARIESPFAKLQGKIPDLEYEAIKYLYNDYYMDNQKLKSTGYQLRYPNFVSSMESMKLI from the coding sequence ATGAAATACACCGGAATCACATTAATCACAGGTGCCAATGGTTTTATTGGATTTGAACTTTTGAAGGAATTATCAAAGGATTCAAATCTTAAAATCCGTGTCACAGATATTCGTGATGATAAGATAAAACTATTTCAAAAACCGAATATTGAATATGTAAGATCAGATATTCGGGATGAGAAGGAGTTAAGTTCTTTAGTCAATGGTGTTGATCGTATCTTTCATGTTACAGGAATTTGTAATCTAACCACTAGTTATGAAAAACTGAAACCTATCAATGTTGATGCAGTTGATAAACTTACAAAAATTGCATTACAAAATAGTGTAAAAGCATACATCCACTTTAGTTCTTCCAGTGTCTATGGAACTTACCAAGGTAATCCTTTTAAAGAAACTGATGATTGTAATCCAAAAGATGCTTATGGAAGAAGTAAACATGCCGGTGAACAAATCGTATCAGAAAAAATAAAAAAAGGACTAAGGACAATCATCCTTAGGCCTTGCACTGTATATGGCCCTGGATGTAATGATGGAGCTGGTAAAGTTTTTTCAAGACCAGGTAAAATTGCAGGCATACCTGGTGACGGAAAAATGAAACTCGCAAATGTTAGAGTAGAAGATGTTGCCGGGTCTGCTATTTTCCTTTCCGAACAAGAACAGTTTTTTGGAAATATTTACAATATCTCTGATGATAGTAATCCAAGTTTGGAAGAAGCATTGGACTTAGCGTCAAAGATGTTTGGATCCAAGATCAATAAACTTCATATTCCATTATCATTACTTAAGGTGATTGCAAGAATAGAATCTCCATTTGCAAAGTTACAAGGTAAAATTCCTGATTTAGAGTATGAAGCAATCAAATATCTGTATAACGACTATTATATGGATAATCAAAAGTTGAAATCAACTGGATACCAATTGCGGTATCCAAACTTTGTTTCTTCAATGGAATCGATGAAATTAATTTAA